Proteins encoded together in one Telopea speciosissima isolate NSW1024214 ecotype Mountain lineage chromosome 4, Tspe_v1, whole genome shotgun sequence window:
- the LOC122659710 gene encoding zinc finger protein GIS2-like: MSPRNRSRSPPRDRRIRTERNSYRDAAPYKRDSRRGFSQSNLCKNCKRPGHYARECPNAAVCNNCGLPGHIATECTTKSLCWNCREPGHMASNCTNEGICHTCGKAGHRAKDCTAHTLPPGDMRLCNNCYKQGHIAADCTNDKACNNCRQTGHLARDCQNEPICNLCNISGHVARLCPKAEVLGDRVAGGRSGGYRDVVCRNCHQVGHMSRDCVGQVIICHNCGGRGHLAFECPSSRFMDRGPRRY; the protein is encoded by the exons ATGAGCCCACGTAACAGGAGCAGGAGTCCTCCACGTGATCGTAGGATCCGCACTGAGCGCAATTCCTACCGCGATGCCGCACCTTACAAAAGAGACTCACGTCGGGGTTTCAG CCAATCAAATCTCTGCAAAAATTGCAAGCGACCGGGTCATTATGCAAGAGAATGTCCTAATGCAGCCGTCTGCAACAACTGTGGTCTTCCTGG ACACATTGCAACTGAGTGTACCACCAAGTCATTATGCTGGAACTGTCGTGAGCCGGGTCACATGGCCAGCAACTGTACGAACGAGGGCATCTGCCATACTTGTGGCAAGGCTGGTCATCGTGCCAAAGATTGCACAGCTCATACGCTGCCACCGGGGGACATGAGGTTGTGCAACAATTGCTATAAGCAAGGTCATATTGCAGCAGATTGTACAAATGATAAGGCGTGCAACAACTGCAGGCAGACAGGTCATCTAGCGCGTGACTGCCAGAATGAACCCATATGTAACTTGTGCAACATCTCTGGGCATGTGGCTAGGTTATGCCCAAAGGCTGAAGTTTTAGGAGACAGGGTTGCTGGGGGTCGCAGTGGCGGTTACCGCGATGTAGTGTGCCGGAACTGTCATCAGGTGGGTCACATGAGCAGGGATTGCGTGGGCCAAGTGATTATCTGTCACAACTGTGGTGGCCGAGGGCACCTGGCGTTTGAGTGCCCATCTAGTCGATTTATGGATCGTGGACCTCGACGTTACTGA